The genome window TGGATGACACGATCCCATAGCTTGCTCAGGCCATCCTGACAACAGCGAGAATCTTCAACTTTGCACATATCAAAGTTGCTGCAAGAAAGGGCTCACTCTTCAAATCTCAAACAAGCAGCTCTGCTATCCTATgcacaccaaaaaaaaaagagagtattaGTGTGGACTGCCATTTTGGCATCCAACATATATAGTGCTCACTAATATGCTCCATCTCCTGCCATTTTTCAGGTCAAAGAATGCCTGCCCCATATAAACTTAGACTCCAGAATTTCAGACTAAACAAACAAAAGTAAGTAATGCTAAGAAACCAACCTGGGCAACTGTATCCTCAAACTCAGTTGGCTCCACACCCTTGTCCTTCTGGATCTTCCTCCTCGTCGTAAACATCCTCTGTAGCATAAGCTGACCCTAAAGTTAAACCAAAGTTAACCTCTGAACCAAAAAAGCTTAAAATGCATTAAGCAGACTGTTCAACTAAGTCAAGGGATCTCATCATGTTAGCAATTATTAAATTGTTGTCTAGTCAAAATACACTCCATGTCTTACGAAAATATTATCATGCACAAGCTATTGGTTGATGAATCCAACATCCAAAGAGCAGAAAACACATCTTTTTTGCAGCCTACTATGTACCATTACATATGATGCGAAAGGGAGGAGAAAATGAAGCTAATGAGCCGCAACCAGTGTTATCCCTAAAAATCTACATGTGATCAAATGAATAACTAAAAAAAACAGTAAACAAGGTTACAACAAAGGTATGTAACATGTATTAACAAAAAAAGGAcatcaaaatgaagaaaaaTTGATGTCAAAAAATGAAATGAACCGCCGTGAAGCTGTACATTTTGTGTAATGGAGCATGCAGCAGCTGATTCATACATGCCAAATCTGTTAGCCATTTTCTCCCACTGGCAAACACGGGCATCTGGAGATCAGTCCAAGTCATTGAAATGAAAGTAATGATGCATCTCATAGTCAACAACCAAATTCCTGGAAAACTTATGAATTCTTGACACGCTGCGATTACACCGGAGTTCTAGGGCTAAAACAACATGTGCAGGAAACCGCCTACTACGCACCAACACAGACCTGATATGTGACACACCTTGTACGATACAATGGGGAGACACTACGCAAGAAGATCGAGACGGTAACATCAGGGCGCTGAAGAGAGAGGATCCGGATGCGTACGTCAGTAGCTTCGCACGAGACGGTGGCTAGGGGAGAGGGCGAGCGTGTAGGTGCGGCGCGGAATGATGCGTACCTTGTCGATCTTCTCGAAGGAGTCAGCACGGCACCGGGTCCAGCCATCGATGGCCTCATCGGCAACGGCGCAGAGCTAGGAGGGCCAGCCGGTTCGTGAAGCTGCCGCCGTCGGGGCCAGGGCCGGGGCACGATGAGCGGGAGCGCCTCTCCCGCTTCTCTGCAGGGGTCACCGGATGCTCTGCCTTCCCAGCGGTGACCGCAGCCTCCTACGGCGGCGCCGCCGAAGTAGGGGCTGGCTCGGGCGGGAGCGGGGGCTACGGGCTGTTGGGGCTGAGCGTCGTGGGGCGGCTGTGGACGCAGCCCATGGGGATTGGTCAcaagcagcagcggcggcgcaTGGGTAAGGGGAGTGAAGTGGATGGCGCCAGTGAGGAGGAGGGGACCGAGGCCGGGGTTGGTTGTGCTGTGCTGGGAAGGTGGGTTCCACTTTGATGCTGACAAGTCGATCTCTCTCTGAGCTAGCCACCCCACGGGGTCACTGAAGCAGGAACAGGCCACGCGGTACCCGATTCGGCGGCGGCCGACCTGCGGGGGTCTCCGGGATGGGGGCAGGGGATGCGATGGTGGGgaggtgatcggcggggtggtCTTGGCCTGGGACGCTGGGGTGAGGTGCTGGTCTTGGGCGGCATCGTGATGGGAGCTGGGGTGGCCGGGGTGGTGGTCGGGCGGACCGATCCGCGGGATCGAGAGAGTTCGAGGAGGACGATGCGGTACGCGGTTGAGGGACGATCCTGGCCAGTTGTTTTGCATCCGACGAATGATAGAAAAAACGCTGACGTGGACCATCCCAGACACGAGGAAAGCGACCACGTTTAGACTAGTAAAGATGGGCAGAGACATCCATCGTCTTCAGCCTTGAGGGCTAACTCGCCCCGGATCATCTGGAACCGGAGTAAACCGTGCGCGTTTGACTGGTGGATGTCACGTCCGGGTTGAAGATTAAACCGAATGGATCAAAGTATACTTATACTCCCGAGAGTTATATATATACTCTTAGAGTATATATTCTCTATTATGATATACCATATATATTAATTGATGAACTTCTTTATCattataagtatacttatatactcattctaaggtGCTTCAATGTaaactacataaaaaatagtaaaaaagttcatcaattttattagattttgataatatatttatatttgtacataaaatataatatactgcTAAAAAATGTCAGACCACCTTAAAAAACCTATA of Phragmites australis chromosome 3, lpPhrAust1.1, whole genome shotgun sequence contains these proteins:
- the LOC133910806 gene encoding uncharacterized protein LOC133910806, whose protein sequence is MVHVSVFSIIRRMQNNWPGSSLNRVPHRPPRTLSIPRIGPPDHHPGHPSSHHDAAQDQHLTPASQAKTTPPITSPPSHPLPPSRRPPQVGRRRIGYRVACSCFSDPVGWLAQREIDLSASKWNPPSQHSTTNPGLGPLLLTGAIHFTPLTHAPPLLLVTNPHGLRPQPPHDAQPQQPVAPAPARASPYFGGAAVGGCGHRWEGRASGDPCREAGEALPLIVPRPWPRRRQLHEPAGPPSSAPLPMRPSMAGPGAVLTPSRRSTRVSLCYRGCLRRGGRSRRTRVWSQLSLRIQLPSNFDMCKVEDSRCCQDGLSKLWDRVIHAVMYA